CATCAAAGAGGTCTCCATTCCATGGTTAGAAACCTAGTCACACGTGCTGGTGTGTGTTAAAGAAAATCAAGTACTGTATGACGCACACAAATTCAAGATGATAGTTTCTTTTAGATAATGGAAGAGTTAAGAAtcttatccaaaaaaaaaaggaagagataAGAAGCTAATAACTGGAAGAGTCCCCATCTCTGCAGTGCCGAGCACAGCTTGGTGGCTTCCTCtgcattgttggatgctgacAGCAGGCCGAGATCGATGGCTGGGATCAGCTCCGGCAATTCAGTACCAGCCAGGTGCCCACCCAGATGTTCTTGCTCTCTGAGCAAGTAACGGCTCGGTGGCTCCTGCACGGTGGCAGCCAGTTGCTGCACCAAATTTGGCAACCTCCATGACTCATCAGCCATTAGAATTCTTGGACATATCTTTGCTTATCCTGGTCTGCTCTGTCTCCTTGGTGCTCTCTTAAAGGAAGACGTTGCATTAAGCAAGATGGGTGATGGATGACTAAATTCTTAATCGGAAAGTTGCCTTTGTTCGATTAGCTTGGTGAGCAATGGACCAGCCACCAACCCCGAGAATTAATATTAACACTAAAAATCAGAAAGATAATGCACATGATGCCAAAAAATTACTTCCTGGGGATTGGGAGACACCCCTTCTGGATAGGATGCTGTTCATGGATGGCATGTTGTACTCATAGTTAGGGCATACAAATTTCCACACCCCTTCTATACGGATCCCTGATCctttatttaattaattcgCAAGATGCTAATATGCCTTTGTGACAACGCATAGTCAACACGATCACCAGAAACTAGCAGAAGCCAACAACTACTAGCCCTTACAATAATATTAAGATATTCAGGCAAATAATGCACATGGTGCAAAATCTTCTTTTTCTCAAGAAGAAACTGGTTGAACTCTATAGAAGAAGACAAGAACTGGGGACTGGGAAATACTTACAAGAGATATAAAGTTGGTCATAAAACTGAGTACTGACAACATTGAACATCGTGCAAAAATTATGTGCCTGAAAGTCAAAGATAACCCACTACTGACTTTTGCATCCCATGCCCATAAAACAGCGCAAGTGTAGGATAAGGGAGATCAAGACCAACAACAGTAACAAGCAACCATGGCTGATGCAGAGCCATGGAAGACAGTCAAGATACACCCGACTGTGCAAGAGCTGGTGACCGGCGTGCAGGACGAGCCACCGAGCCGGTATGTGATCCCTGAGCAAAACCGTCGACCCGTCGTGGCTGGTTCTGAGATGCCTCATCCCATACCCATCATTGACCTCAGCCGTCTGTCTAACAACAACGCTGATGAGGTTGCCAGGCTACAGTCTGCCCTGGAGAACTGGGGCCTATTCCTGGTAAAAACTTATCACAAATTTCTCTGTGTTCTTCTATCATGAGATTTCTGATCAATCTTCCACCAGGCTGTTGGACATGGGATGGAACCAGGTTTCCTTGGTGAGGTGATGAAAGTGACTAGAGAATTTTTCAAGCTCCCACTGGAAGAGAAGCAGAAGTACTCAAACCTGGTGAATGGCAATGAAGTCAGGATCGAAGGATATGGAAACGACATGGTTGTATCAGAGAAGCAGATCCTGGACTGGTGTGACCGCCTCTACATCATAGTGGAACCTGAGTCTCGCAGAGTCTACAGCTTGTGGCCAACAGAACCTCCTTCTTTCAGGTACCTAACCTTTCAGgcttttacttttttttttcaaaaagtggGAATGCCcgggcctctgcatcgatggATGCACTTAGATCAATCCGCATGTCGACTGGTTTGCAGCCATTGCAGTTGTCTGATCACTGAGATTTCTGCAGAGATATCCTGAGTGAGTACACAGTCAGCTGCCGGAAGATCGCCAACCTTGTCCTTGAGAACCTGTCCAAGCTGCTCGATCTACAAGAGGATTACTTCGTCAACATGCTCGACGAGAATGCCATGACATATGCCAGGTTAAACTACTACCCTCACTGTCCAAAGCCAGAACACGTCTTCGGCATGAAGCCCCACACTGATGCCTCAGTGATCACAATCGTCTTCATTGATGATAACGTCAGCGGGCTCCAGCTGCAAAAGAATGGCGTCTGGTACAACGTGCCCATTGTCCCGAATGCATTGCTCGTGAACGTAGGAGATGTAATGGAGGTACATGTATTTTAAGAAGTTTTGGAAAAATTTGGATCATGTATTCTGGACAGTACTTAAGCTGAGCTGTGAATCTATTTGGACTGATACTTGCAGATGCTGAGCAACGGGTTCTTCAAGAGTCCGGTTCACAGGGTTGTGACCAATGCTGTGAAAGAGCGGCTGTCGTTGGTGATGTTCTATACGATGGGCCCGGAGAGGGAGATTGAGCCAGTGCCAGAGCTGCTGGATGAGAAGAGACCAAGACGGTACAAAAAGATAAAGACCAAGGACTACATAGCACAACTCTTCGAAACTTTTGCAAGAGGGACGCTAGCCATTGATACAGTGAGGATCTGAAATTTGATTTTGAAGTGCACAAGATCAATTAGCTACATGGTGAAGTTTATTTCATCTATCTTCCGTTTCTTATGGATCTTGTCTATGCTCTAAATTAGTGGATCAAAATGTGGTATGGACACTTTGTATCACTGTATGCCATCTACCAGAAACTCCGTATTTCCTTTAATTCAACTGTTGCCCGGCCCTCTTAATATACACATTCTCTTAGGTTTCTGGTTAAGAAAGTACTTACAATTATTGTTTATTGTCTTCCCTTGTTTTCTAATATTATCGCTAGTGTGGTTAGATCTAGTCCATCCTTTTTTTCTCATGCTCATTGAGACAAAGTTAACTTGCTAATTAAGAATTAGGCCTGGCTCTGCTATGCCATTTTTTTAATGACAGTAGATCAATGAGCTActgcaaatatattaaaaGAGAATGTCATATGTACAAAGAACTGATAACAGCTCTGCTATGCCATTGCCTCGGCAAAAATAGTTAAAATACAATTATCTTGAATACACATCAAAATGTATgtcattttgtattagaaCAAGAACGCCAACAGAGCGTCAAACTCACGACTGAaccaagaaaacaaagaaacacaCCACTTTACACAAAACTGCCAACCAAAAATGGAAAACAAAAGGGCAAGAGAAGCAAGAAAAATCACTCTAACACTACCAGCCAAGGGCTCTGGAGGCCAGGCATGAAGAGGAAGCTGTTTTAGCTCCGTAGGATATCTATGCCAAGATCAGtgggtctttttttttcgaaaatggaAAGCGATCCCtgggcctctgcatcaatagATGCATACagccatttttattgcaatgCGATCAAAAATCATACAATTCACTGATCAGCGATAGTCGATACAAAGATAAGCCAACGAAATAGCTCTAACAAGACGAAATTATGCATCTAGGCGTCTAGTACACCGCCAGCCAGTCTGGCTGAAGATATCCCGAGGGACCATCTCCAATCGGTTGCATCCAGTATCCAAAGGTTCCCGCAGACGTGCAGGAAGCAGGAAAGCCCACAGTCGGATCCAATGGGTAGCTCTGAACacaacctgcaaaaaatgTGGAACTCTGGTTCTATTAAAAACAGCATCATTTATGCAgttccaaatagcccaacagaAATCTGAAACTCCCATTCGAATATGAGCCTTAATTTTGTTGTCTAACCCATTAAGCCAGTTGCCAAATAAATTAGTAATCGAAGATAGGTCTGGATGTGCACCATCATCAAGATACAATTGTTCAAAGCCCCTTCTTTTGAGAGAGGAAAATGACCAAAGGAGACAAACCAGACCAGGATACTCAAATCCCGCTCTAGAAGGGAATCAAAATGACCTTGTAAGTGTAAAACTAACGCTAGAATATCTCCCCCGATGTATATCCCTTGTAACCTCTGTAGCATATCCGGCAATAGCTTGTAGTTGAGATTCTAACTACCTTGTAATCTAATCCctcgtgtgtgtgtgtgtgtaaaTACAAGAGCCGGCAAGGGTTGTTGCCCACGTCAAATTCATCTAATCTATCTTGGTATCAAAGCCTGATCCATCTACAACCATGTCGACCTCTGCGTCCTCCGGTtccgagctcgtcggcgcaaTCTCGTCTCCCATCAGCGCCACCATGTCTGTGTCGTCCCTCGGCGGTCTCATCAGCGTCCGGCTGAACCGCGACAACTTCCTGCTCTTGCGCCCGCAGGTTGAAGCAGCCCTATGCGGGCCAAACTTGTTCGGCCATCTCGATGGAACCATCGCTGCACCCGATGACATGATCACCGAAGGCACCGGTGATGCTGCTCGGCGCGTCGTCAACACGGCCTACATGCGCTGGTTCCAACAAGACAAGACTGTCCTCAGCGTCCTTCTCTCCTCGATGACGGAGGGAATCCTTGCGCAGGTCGTCACGCTCAAGACCTCCGCTGCTATATGGGCCGCCCTCATCGCCATGTTCTCTTCCCATAATAGAGCGAGGGTGGCTCAGATCCGTTACCAGCTGTCCaacttgaagaagaagaacatgcCCACTGCTGATTTCTTCAACAAGATGAAAGCACATGCCGACGCCATGGCGTCCATCGGCAAAGTGCTCGACGACGAGGAGATCATAGGGTACATGCTCGCTGGACTTAGTCCTGAGTATGATCCCCTTGTCACGTTGATCACCACCCGCACCAACCCTGTATCTCTTAACGAGTTTTATTCCTATTTTCTGAGCTTCAAAACTCGTCTTGAGTTGAACAGTGCGGGGCTGGAGATTCAatcatccggcaacagcgtcTCTTGTCaatccaacaacaacaatcgTTCCCGCTCTGCCACCCGCGGTGATCGCGGTGACCGTGGTGATCGCGGCAACAGCAACCAGCAGTAGAACCGTGGCCAGCAGAGCTACGGCAG
This is a stretch of genomic DNA from Brachypodium distachyon strain Bd21 chromosome 1, Brachypodium_distachyon_v3.0, whole genome shotgun sequence. It encodes these proteins:
- the LOC100833979 gene encoding protein SRG1, whose translation is MADAEPWKTVKIHPTVQELVTGVQDEPPSRYVIPEQNRRPVVAGSEMPHPIPIIDLSRLSNNNADEVARLQSALENWGLFLAVGHGMEPGFLGEVMKVTREFFKLPLEEKQKYSNLVNGNEVRIEGYGNDMVVSEKQILDWCDRLYIIVEPESRRVYSLWPTEPPSFRDILSEYTVSCRKIANLVLENLSKLLDLQEDYFVNMLDENAMTYARLNYYPHCPKPEHVFGMKPHTDASVITIVFIDDNVSGLQLQKNGVWYNVPIVPNALLVNVGDVMEMLSNGFFKSPVHRVVTNAVKERLSLVMFYTMGPEREIEPVPELLDEKRPRRYKKIKTKDYIAQLFETFARGTLAIDTVRI